One segment of Carya illinoinensis cultivar Pawnee chromosome 1, C.illinoinensisPawnee_v1, whole genome shotgun sequence DNA contains the following:
- the LOC122297761 gene encoding uncharacterized mitochondrial protein AtMg00860-like, with protein sequence MCVDYCAFHKDIVKDKYPIPNIDELLDDLHGAQMFSKLDLRSGTLQEHIQHSQTVLEILKSRQFFAKASKCIFGSNEVEYLGHIISKKGVKADSQKIIAMQNWVEHKNLKALKGFLGLIGYYMKFLQGYESIAAPLIAY encoded by the exons ATGTGTGTGGATTATTGTGCCTTTCATAAGGATATTGTGAAGGACAAGTATCCCATACCAAATATTGATGAACTCTTGGATGATCTTCATGGGGCTCAAATGTTTTCTAAGCTGGACTTACGTTCAGG GACTTTGCAGGAGCATATACAACACTCGCAAACTGTTTTGGAAATTTTGAAGTCTCGACAATTTTTTGCTAAAGCTTCAAAGTGTATTTTTGGAAGTAATGAGGTGGAGTATCTAGGACATATCATTTCCAAAAAGGGTGTGAAGGCTGATTCGCAAAAGATTATAGCAATGCAAAATTGGGTGGAGCATAAGAATCTTAAGGCTTTAAAGGGATTCTTGGGACTCATAGGttattatatgaaatttctGCAAGGGTACGAGAGCATTGCAGCTCCACTCATTGCTTATTAA
- the LOC122318424 gene encoding major allergen Pru ar 1-like gives MGVFTYETESTSIISPAKLFKSFVLDADNLIPKVVPQAVKSTEIIEGNGGPGTIKKITFGEGSQFKYVKHRIDAIDEANCTYNYSVIEGDALSGIIEKISYEIKIVASPNGGSILKNISHYHTKGDHEIKEEHVKAGKDKAAGLFKAVEAYLVAHPDAYN, from the exons ATGGGTGTTTTCACTTACGAGACCGAGTCCACCTCCATCATCTCACCGGCTAAGTTGTTCAAGTCGTTTGTCCTTGATGCCGACAACCTCATCCCAAAGGTTGTACCTCAGGCTGTTAAAAGCACTGAAATTATTGAAGGAAATGGAGGACCCGGAACCATTAAGAAGATCACCTTTGGCGAAG GTAGCCAATTCAAGTATGTGAAGCACAGAATCGACGCGATTGACGAAGCAAACTGCACATATAACTACAGCGTGATTGAAGGTGATGCTCTGAGCGGGATAATCGAGAAAATCTCATACGAGATCAAGATAGTGGCTTCCCCAAATGGAGGATCCATCTTGAAGAACATCAGCCATTACCACACCAAAGGCGACCACGAGATCAAGGAAGAGCACGTTAAGGCTGGGAAAGACAAAGCTGCTGGGCTGTTCAAGGCTGTTGAGGCCTACCTCGTGGCACACCCTGATGCCtacaattaa